The Aedes aegypti strain LVP_AGWG chromosome 3, AaegL5.0 Primary Assembly, whole genome shotgun sequence genome contains a region encoding:
- the LOC5575716 gene encoding alpha-1,3/1,6-mannosyltransferase ALG2 — MVRILFVHPDLGIGGAERLVVDAALALQNKGHTVSFLTNHHDPDHCFEETKDGKLAVKTVGDWIPRDIFGRCYALCAYVRMVYAAFYFTFFLSKKERFDVVFCDLISLGIPILRLARANPKVLFYCHYPDQLLSKPGNLLKKYYRMPLNFLEEVTTGQADGILVNSKFTSRVFKETFKRISVDPDILYPSLNTKYFDETVVEEKDQIAGIPPDCFVFLSINRYERKKNLPLALLAFEKLQKLVSSHEWNKLLLIVAGGYDERVLENVEHFDELEDLAEDMGLRSKIKFLRSPSDREKLFLLQRAQVLVYTPENEHFGIVPLEGMYLAKPVIAANSGGPTETIIHDQTGFLCEPEPDSFAAAMAKCVKDDRNCERMGEMGRKRVQQRFAFEAFSTKLDNIVKDLVVSKGDDQKKQK, encoded by the coding sequence ATGGTACGCATTCTGTTCGTCCATCCGGACCTGGGTATTGGAGGCGCCGAGCGGCTGGTCGTCGATGCGGCCCTCGCACTGCAAAACAAAGGCCACACTGTCAGCTTCCTGACCAACCATCACGATCCGGACCATTGCTTCGAGGAGACCAAAGATGGTAAACTGGCGGTCAAGACGGTTGGCGATTGGATTCCGAGGGACATTTTCGGCCGATGTTACGCTCTGTGCGCTTACGTCAGAATGGTCTATGCGGCGTTCTACTTTACGTTTTTCCTCTCGAAGAAGGAGCGTTTTGATGTGGTGTTTTGTGATCTAATCTCACTGGGGATTCCCATTCTACGGTTGGCACGAGCTAATCCAAAAGTTCTGTTCTATTGTCACTATCCGGATCAATTGCTGTCGAAGCCGGGCAACCTGCTGAAGAAGTACTATCGAATGCCGCTGAATTTCCTTGAGGAAGTTACGACAGGACAGGCAGATGGAATCCTGGTCAACAGCAAGTTCACCAGCAGAGTATTCAAGGAAACTTTCAAACGAATCTCCGTCGATCCGGACATTCTATACCCGTCCCTCAATACCAAATACTTCGACGAAACGGTCGTAGAGGAGAAGGATCAAATCGCCGGCATTCCTCCCGATTGCTTCGTATTCCTATCCATCAACCGTTACGAGAGGAAGAAGAATCTGCCACTCGCCCTTCTGGCTTTCGAAAAGCTGCAAAAGCTAGTCTCGTCCCACGAATGGAACAAACTGCTTCTCATAGTGGCAGGTGGGTACGACGAACGCGTCCTGGAAAACGTCGAACATTTCGACGAACTGGAAGACCTGGCCGAAGATATGGGCCTTCGCAGTAAGATCAAATTCCTCCGGTCGCCGAGTGATCGGGAGAAATTGTTCCTGCTTCAGCGTGCCCAAGTTCTGGTGTACACCCCGGAGAACGAACACTTCGGAATAGTGCCCCTGGAAGGAATGTATCTCGCCAAGCCGGTCATTGCGGCCAACAGTGGCGGCCCCACGGAAACCATCATTCACGATCAAACCGGCTTCCTGTGTGAACCGGAACCGGATAGCTTTGCGGCTGCCATGGCCAAGTGCGTCAAGGACGACCGGAACTGCGAACGAATGGGCGAGATGGGAC